The stretch of DNA GAAATTTAGCAGCTTGTCTACCATGTGGTATTGGgaggtgggaggaaacccacacagacataaGGAGGACACACCAAACTCCTCACAGACATAAACCAGAGTAGGGATCAAAGGCCCTGCAGTGTGCAGCACACACTACCCACTGTGCCACTGTGCCACCCTATGTCTTTCATCATCCACATCTACTTCTCAAAAACATTAAATGCACTAAATGGCAATATGTGGGAGGAGGTGTGATTCGAGAGCTTAATGAAACATGCAGAGTGGGCGAGGCATTAATCACCATGTTGTTGTTAAAAGCCTCTGTCTGATTTGAATATAAAATCAGAGTAAGTGGTTTGACTGTGGCATGTTTATAACTAAAGTGCTAAATAGTAAAGCTACAGATATGCTAGTCTAGATAGACTAGACCATCCAGAGCTGGCACGTTGCATAGGTGATATATGCAAATGCTAGCAGCCCTTCCATCCATAGGGGCACCCGGGCACCTGcaagaaaaacaaaattaagttttttttttttttttgtttttttgttttttttattaccaaaAAAAAGCCCACTGACATGTAGCTACCCTGACATGTAGCTACAGCAAACAAGCTTGATGTGAGATATGTTCTAACTTATTaagaaaaaatatgaataatgtTTTGTGTATGAATGTAATTAGGTGTCATTTTTTATTCTTGCTATTTGTGTTTAGAATGTTATAGGATATATTATGTCATTGGTGCTATTATTAGCTTAGCTCAGCAAGTTTTAGAAAGTAATTCATACATGTATACAATTTACTATAATAGTTCTTACTACTGTACCCATTTATGtaatatagtatttatattttgTGCAATaccttatttatgtttatttattgtatatattactgtatttataatttaattaatttcccTTGTGCCTTTAATActctttttactgtttaatgCTGAACACAATGATCGATGATGCAAGGGCCGGCTCTGAGACAACCGGCTGCTTCATAAATGTTCACATTATTTCCAATAGGCTATTGGCTTGGAGGCTTCCACTGGAAGACAGATTAGAAAGCACTGACCAGGTTTCCACATTAATGTTTACAATAATACAACAATGACAATAACTTTTACAATACAATAATGATCTCTTACCAGCTCATCTGACCAGCATATTTGTCACTGTGCAGCAAAAAGACAAATCATACAgatgcaaaaaaaagtaaaaaaaaatattgcagaaagaAGCTTTTTATTATATCATACATTTGCTGTTTCTACTGCAGCTACATGTTATCTAACATTTTACCAAACATGAATAGCTCTTCCCTTTTTTTATtctgcattgcattgtgggatagtgTCCATCAAAACCAGTCTCTATAGGTACTGTGCTTCATTTTAGAGTACACTTGACTTTATCTTAACTAACATATTCAAAAACTAGTTAATATTAGCCATGAACCATAGCCATTTTGATGTTGCAGAGTGCCAGCACTGCCCTACCATTTTTGTGTGTACTGCACCTTGCATAAATAAAATGCTACATTTTGAGACACAACTGATGCACAGAGGATATACGAACAGCAAGTATATCTTTAGCCTAAGACTAACGCACTTTAAATCAGCATTTTAAGAAACACCACACACAGTGCATTCTGCAAAAAAAGAGGACATGGTATGATTGCACTGCTGTGCTCCATCAAAACTAGGAACCTCTTACGGAGGGTTACGACATTTGTGGCTTATTTTAGTGGTAAAAGAACTTCTGCCAACACCTCAAGTCTAAGAGGTATAAGTAATGTAAATAACACTGGTgtatataaaacacttttaaaatgaatttcatgtaatttcaataattaaaatatatgcgctgtttttacattaactttGGCCAATCCTATTTCTCCCTTGTTTTTGATTGTAATCCTTGGAACAAAGTTGGAAGGAGAAGGAGTGAAATCCtctgatacagatacagtatatagTTAGCAGTATAATGcttaagttcagcaacctagctgctggtaaACTAGTTAACATCAGGGCAtaatatgtcttcagaaaggaagCAGGtggaagaaaatgaagaaaaatggccatgaaacattaaaactacaaatTAATCTATGGCAATATAGTGATTATCTATGTAtagggtaaaccaggacacctggctaAATGAAGTCaccacctaatttgcataatacatgtttttgaagctgtaaagggttaaggttgtgggagtgaaaaaatggagtaaaaacaccctaaatatgttagaaatgatacaaatgggggggggggggggggggggggggggcttgtgcacagctgtttctccggagaggaaatttatgtggagctttgatttggcgccccctctaggctgcatacccccccttaagaacagggctgctctcactgatgcgactcagggattatgtcacacgcagcactgtgcgcagtgccctagtgcctgtaaatttaatggtccaatgacggtaatttaaaaaacaggacatttcctcattttttgaaaaaaaaaaaaaaacccgggacgcccgggacaggacgtgaaatacggacagccctctgttttgagtatGTCTCTCagtagccctaacacttcccccTACCACTCAAGCCTAACAAGAATCTGGAAACCCTACTCACAGACATACACATGTAAAACAGAGGGGTACGGCTAAGTGGTAAGGTCaatggtgaaatgggattgggcctatgtATTCAAGTCACATTTTAAACTCTGAAAGCCACCTCATCACAACAGTAAGGGCTAGAGCCAGAATGTGTCCTGATTGCTTGTGTATTTTGATAAAAATACAAGCCCAATTAGAAAATGTTGTAATATTGGTTATAAGTTTGACAAATCAAATGAGTTCACAaggcaaaacatgaaatatcttgggtacaatcaaataaaaatcacagTCCACTGTTCTACactgttctatttttttatttgaattcccAGTACTGTtacaactttttctgatttgtgtcttCAAATTTACATACATTGGCTCAAAAATAAATGATGATTGATCTCGCTCTGTTTATTTGGGCAACacatttatgtttgtagtttCAGATTTATCTAAATAAGAAATGACTTTGCTGGCTTTACTGCTTTTACAAACCATCTTAAATCCTCACATGGAAAAGTGACTTTGCATCACTTTATCTCACTAGCTTGATTATGGAAAGTGTAGGTGTTTGACATGACAGATTTCTAAGGTGTTTTCCTTCCAACCAAACACCTATTTCAGAAAAGCCACCCACACGCGTCTTTACCAACTTCCAGTCAGAAAAAAGGAAGTTAatctaaataataaagaacattatAAATTCACTGGGAGAAGTGATTAATGAAATGGCGTAAAGTCTCTCAACTACCAGCTGACAGCAGATTTTGTGTTAACTTTACTGTCACTAAACTATATCGCTAAATCATTGAGTCTGCGTCAGCGATCAGGCAAACAGTTCCtgccatttcctgttttttttttcacttcagtCAAAATATACTGAGGAGCTCAGcgagtatacacacacatacacacacgccgCTGTAAAGCTGACATGTCTGTAAGGTGCTTAACCCTTCTGCTAAGCCTGTATCTGTCCTTTCAAAAAGGTAAGTGGAAAAACAGCAACGATCACATTTATTTTGTGCTCAACTTTTACTACCTTTTGTATTTATGTCAAAATTAATTCATTAGTTactaattttaatcattttaaagatacatttacaaAGTAATTAAGTATCCTGGACAGTGGCTGCTCAAAATAGAATCAATTACATGTATGAAGttacattatttgagtaaaaatatgatttttaattattattttttttcatttacttaagaataacagtagtttattttttttgttaatcaaGTAATTTGCCTAATTTACATCGATTAGCCTTAACATTAACACCACTCACCACAAGCGAAGTGAACACCATTGAAGTTTGGCAAATTTGAGTGgctatattaggcagcaagtgaacagtcagttcttgaagttgataTTGAAAACAAGAAAATTAGGCGAGCGTAAAAATCTGAGACGCTTTAAACAGAACGCTGATGCTAAATGACATCTACAAAACATCAGATGGCCCTgattttttacacatttcaatTATTAATGTAGCTACTACAAATTTCAAGCTATTTAAACGTGTGCAAGAAATCcgtgtccaccctgtcatcttgggataacccgACCCCTTTAAGAAAGAAAGTAACTTTAGTACCACTAAAAtctttaaactatttattttcaagggactgaagacatttgctgaataataaacattttacttaatatggctgaggtaaagcttaaacataattaaatatccaggtaattaaaatgattttgatTTAGAAATCAAAATGTATATCTGAAACAGAACAAAGTCTccatcaacatttttaaatgtttgcaaCTGTATGTGcactacattttaatttaaaggcAGTAAATTTCAATAAAATTGTCCACACTGTCTTTGTCGGCCTTGTCTTGCAGCTTGCCATGGCAGGGTAGATGGATGCATGCAAGTGAAAACATAAAGTGATTACAgtgggaaaatatgatttctgtgtagtatTATGTTTGATAAATCTGAAGAATATAGGttccaaaaggcacagtattttgataatgacAACTAGGCTAAAATCATACTTAAACAATTGAAAAAAATGCCATGTTTTGTTGTTCTGtgaaatatattgcgatattaaaacaGGATTTCTCACCAGATTTCACCATAAATCAATGATCCGGCatttcatgatattaaaaatgccATCTGTGTATCCAACCAAATGATATGTTATGGGAAATTAGAAAAGAGCTAATTTTGTTTTTGTATCAAGCAGTAAAAAAGCTATTATGTGTATATACAATTTTATGCAGTCGCATCTTATTATAACAACTGCACATCCTGAAATGTGACAATTGTGTAGCTGAATGCTGAAAAAGGTATGAAATTAAAGAAAGAGTTTACAAACATAAATGatcacaattatatatttttacatacaaATTATTTCATCTGAGATTACAGGGCTTTTTAGTACACAACTACGTGGCATGTTTACTGTAGTAAAACACCAAGGGTATGATCAGTGCACTAGAATCCAGATTCCTCataccactcactcactcatgaaTTATCAACACTATACACCAACCTGCCTACCGACTTCACATCTTACAAATACACTCCACGGGTAACCatagcactacacacacacacgcacacaaacacatacacattcacacattttCACATCAAGCAACTTATTTGCTGACACCATCTACACTTTACAGATAACATCTCACTGGTAGTTTATTTTTATACCTAATGAAAAAAAACCTACTGCAGAAGCTGGTCACCTGTATCTAAAATATCACTCCTCTGTCACCATAccatcccagaaataattgtgataaacaatgttATTGTAATTTTATGTCACCGGTATTACTGGTATATAATACTACTATAAAGCATTTACACTATTAcattttaaagaacaaaaaaatatatatatatttttaaatattatataaatacacaaagtaaacacaatggtcaatattgaggtcagcaaaaatgactaTATATTGTATgttaagtcaataatgtaattattgtgacaagcctagCATTAAGAAATAGAAAGAGGTGGGTAGTCTGGATACAGCAGAGCTGCTCAGGCAGTTAAAACAAACTCCTGGGCTTAATTTGTACTATCTGGACCTAGATTATGCACCTTGGGAAACTGACCTCCTAAATCTGCATTTAAGATATGCTGCTCCTCATAGATCTGTCAGTACATTTGTAAGCACTTCTGCCttttaaaatgatgttttttctgtttgttttgtcagCATGGACAGACACTTCTCTCGACGTGACCTCTGGTCTGCAGTACAGCTTTAAAGATCCAGACTCAGTTACTGTTATATGCGAGTATAATTGGGAGAAAGGCTGGGAAGTTGCTGTAAAGCTCAAAGCTAACAACAATGTAGTTTGTGAGACATCTCAAAAAAGAAGAGACTGGTCTCAAGAAGGCAACCAGACCAAGTTCCACCTGAAAAATTTTACTTCTGACCAGAAAAAACTCTCCTACACATGTGAGGTTTTTCGACATGACCCTCTTCCAGTACTCAAGGGAGAAGGGCATGCATTCAGGTTGTTTCCAGGTGAGTGAAGTCAAAATAACTTGTTAAGTTTCTTTTAAACAGTGTTAAGATTAATTGTGAAATTTACTAAACAATTCAATGGGAATAGTGTGGAACTGCATAAATGTACTTTAGTTAAATAACATTTACTGTATGATAATGTGCACTGTTAAAAGAAGCACAGTTTAATGATTGTCTTTGTATTTTGTTTAGAATCGCACATTCTTCCCAATATTCCGTGTAACAGCACGGAGACTACCATTGTCATCCCCCCTCCTGAGATTCCCTGCCGTCCCAACACTCTCATCTGGGCCTGGGCTCTGATCGGTCTGATGCTCCTTTTGTGTCTCTACAGCCTGATTATCACCATTCTCTACATTACGCTGAAGGTAACGCTAATATATtgattgtattgttttattgacTCTTATATCATAAAACATCTTCCAGGTCTTCGGCACATCACCCACACATGCAACTGAACTGAAAAATTGATCATTAATGCTGAAAGCAAACCAAACTTTGACAAGCAATACTGTCCAAATGGCAGAACAGGACATCCAAGAGCAGcacaaaaaataaccaaaaagaaaaaaaaaacaaatgaatgagGGCTTTCCAAACTGTGCGACATTCATCAATCAtcctatatgtttttttaagaacttttttgTCTCACTATTCTCCTCAATTTAACTATGTTTggtaaataagctttattgtctttttttctttttctccagaTTAAATGGTCTCAAGAGTTGAACGACACATTAACTTATGTTCCAATGCAGGTAGGAAACTATTATATTAATCTTATCTAAGCTGAAAACAATCTAATTTAATCATGATCTACACAAATATGGTGCAATCCTATATAAAtcaagaaactttttttttgtctgaattgTTTAAAAGCAGGTCAAACTAAAGGTATAAACTGATTTGAAGCAATAATTTGGACTTTAAGAACCATGTTATTACTTTGCAGCGTTATTTACATTTTGGATATCTCGAAAATTGAggagacaaaaaataataataataataataataataataacaataggaaaaaaataataggaaAAATAATAGGATTacctactgcaatcacactaataaatcTTTTTAATATGTGGGGGTCTATGGTATGCTTTTCCACATGTAAATGGACCTCATGCTGTGACAATTTTGGGCTTTTCTTGCATAAGGGGGCTGTAGATACACAGTCTTTGTTTGTAAGTTACACAATGTCACACAATGCCCaccttcttttaaaaattctCAGGAGTTTCTTTATGTGGTAATGCGCTCCTAATGAACTGTTTTTATTGCCTAGCCATGGTCAAAGAGACTTTACAGTATGAGTCATATCATAGTtctccatgaaaaaaaaaaaaagatggcacATCCCTTGAAAATTGCCTGAGTCTGGGAAGTGTAGGATGGCTCTCCCTCTCCCCTCAGCATTTAGTGAAATTCTAGCCAATGATAAGAGACTAAAAAGCTAGTGTGTTtgctttaaaagatttaaaagataCAGTGGTGCATCAAATGACTTAAAGGACACTCATGTTAGCTGTCACCCTCCCAGCCTGGTGTGTTAGcactgtgtgtgttagagagaaatTTAGATATAATGTGGAACTGTAAAGAATTAAACTGATGGGAAATAACAAGTGCATAAGCAGGAGTGTGTTAtatgttgttttatatatatgtcaAACTATAATCACAGTGTTTTTCCACTAACTTGAGCAGAAATATTGTGGCTTACCTTTGACCTACTAACCTCTTTCAGAAGCAAGTGAGACAGAAGAATGCAGACAAGAACGCAGAATACATGGATATGCGTAAAGTGCCCCCAATGGCAGCAACTGTCAGAGATATGAACCACAACTCTCATCGGCTTCCTGCTGCCTTCATGTGATCCATCTTCATATACTATCATGTGTATGTTTACATCATGCAGCCTGTGATGTATTCACCTCATCAAGGAGATTCAGAAGAGCCAGTCACATCCACACAAGCCTCACTGCTGTAAAGACACAAAATGAAGAAGTATATATAACACACTTTCAGACATAACTGTCAATAAAGGCAggaatataaataacaaaaaataggtAGTGTTTTGATTATCCTATTACAAGGGCGCATTTACATTGGGGTGGGGTGGGATATACATTATTTTGCAGCGCAGGAACATTCTTTTCTTGCAGTTGATATGTTGGAGGCAAGTGCAAGTATTAGAGTAAGTGGGACCTACAATCTATTAGGCAGGTGgctttaatgtaatggctgatggTGCATATTGCTATACTTTATTGTTGTAATTGTATTACTGTATTTCCTATGCTAATATTTTATAGTGGCTTGGGCATCATAATGCTAAactttaaatttatatatatatactggcaaATACACAttcaatatatgttatattttctTGACAAATAAAACATAATGAACAAACTGCTTGGTTGTGATAAGCTATTTTTTGTCGCAATGTTCCTTGCTAaattacaccccgccaacaggcTATTTTCATGCCTAgcgcctgctttttttttttttttaacagcggCAGagattacaaatatatttacGCCGATTTgtgatgagtgtggtggtctgaaaatgagggGTGTTCAGGTAAATGGCTGGCATGTTGGTATCcttgcagcagaaaacacaggtgcgtcacTGACTGATTTGCATCCTGACAGTAGtcaaccatcagatgttcattCCTAGCTTGGCATTGCAGATGCGCTGTGGTTGTTTTTTCTTGCTTAGCAAGTGGACATTTTTTATTTAGTGCCTCAGGCACTCATATTTTAAAATGCAATcataaaatgtaagtaaaatcaCAGACATGTACCTTTTATAATTCACAGAAGAGTCCCTAATTGTCTATAAGATTCCTTGTTTAACATCAGCATTATATGCATCtcagtcaaataaaaataatcagaAGGATTTATAACTCTGCAAGGTCAAATCTTAAAATATATTCAATGTAGACTTCCTGTTAACCTCCAGTGTACTGCTTGTAATGTAGACAGAAAAGTGTGAGTAATAGTGTACAGTAGGTCTCAGAGTGATTTAATCTTTCACACCATATAACCAGGCCGCCACATCCGCCTCTTTATTAATGGTCTTTTTCTCACTGCTTAAAAACGATACATCCAGAGAATCTATAGCTAGAGTACTGGCTCTGGTACAGGCCAATGCTATACCCAAACTCCTCTCTGTTTTT from Astyanax mexicanus isolate ESR-SI-001 chromosome 11, AstMex3_surface, whole genome shotgun sequence encodes:
- the si:ch211-67e16.3 gene encoding uncharacterized protein si:ch211-67e16.3 isoform X1 — its product is MSVRCLTLLLSLYLSFQKAWTDTSLDVTSGLQYSFKDPDSVTVICEYNWEKGWEVAVKLKANNNVVCETSQKRRDWSQEGNQTKFHLKNFTSDQKKLSYTCEVFRHDPLPVLKGEGHAFRLFPESHILPNIPCNSTETTIVIPPPEIPCRPNTLIWAWALIGLMLLLCLYSLIITILYITLKIKWSQELNDTLTYVPMQKQVRQKNADKNAEYMDMRKVPPMAATVRDMNHNSHRLPAAFM
- the si:ch211-67e16.3 gene encoding uncharacterized protein si:ch211-67e16.3 isoform X2, which produces MSVRCLTLLLSLYLSFQKAWTDTSLDVTSGLQYSFKDPDSVTVICEYNWEKGWEVAVKLKANNNVVCETSQKRRDWSQEGNQTKFHLKNFTSDQKKLSYTCEVFRHDPLPVLKGEGHAFRLFPESHILPNIPCNSTETTIVIPPPEIPCRPNTLIWAWALIGLMLLLCLYSLIITILYITLKIKWSQELNDTLTYVPMQQVRQKNADKNAEYMDMRKVPPMAATVRDMNHNSHRLPAAFM
- the si:ch211-67e16.3 gene encoding uncharacterized protein si:ch211-67e16.3 isoform X3, which translates into the protein MSVRCLTLLLSLYLSFQKAWTDTSLDVTSGLQYSFKDPDSVTVICEYNWEKGWEVAVKLKANNNVVCETSQKRRDWSQEGNQTKFHLKNFTSDQKKLSYTCEVFRHDPLPVLKGEGHAFRLFPESHILPNIPCNSTETTIVIPPPEIPCRPNTLIWAWALIGLMLLLCLYSLIITILYITLKKQVRQKNADKNAEYMDMRKVPPMAATVRDMNHNSHRLPAAFM